The stretch of DNA TAGCCCGTAGAGCCGCGCACGTTCGGCTCGAAGATGGCGTAGCCGCGATTCACCAGATACTGTTTGACGGGGTTGAACGACGGTCGACGCTGGCTCTCCGGGCCGCCGTGGATGTCGACGACGACGGGCGTCGCGCCCGCTCTGGCGTCCTGTGGGAGCGTGAAGAACGCCGGAATCTCGCGGCCGTCGAACGACTCGTAGCGGATGACTTCGGGTTCGCGGAACGTGTCTTTTTGAATCCCGGCAGTCGAGGCGTTCGTCCAGCGCTCTGCGTCGCCCGTCTCCACGTCCACGACGTAGACGTTCGCGTTCTCGGAACTCCCGGTGACCGTAACCGAGAACGCGCTCGCGTCGTCGTTGAAGCTGATGCCGCCTTGGACGCCGCGGGGGAGCGCAGGCTCTGGATACTCCTCGATTTCGGTGGGGGCGGTGAGGTCGCCAACGGTGAGGCTCGTGTAGCCTTCGACGTTCCGAGCGTAGATGATGCGTCCGGTGTCCTCGTCGATGGCCGCCCCGGCGACGTTCCACGCTGGGTCTTCGACGACGGGTTCGAGTTCGAGTGTGTCGAGTGGGAGGCGAGCGAGCCAAAGTAAGTCAGAATCGCGGTCGGTGACGAGATAGAGGCTCTCGCCATCCGGCCCCCACTGGACGCTCCCGTAGCGGACGTGTCCCTCGTGGGGCGTGACGTGGGTCAACTCGCCGGTTTCGACGTCGAGGACGTACACGTCTTGGTCGAAACTGGAGTGCGCCTCGGAGACGATGAGACGGGTGTCATCCGGGCTCCATCCGCCCACCGTTAGCCAGCCGTCGCCTTCGTACACCAACTCGGCGGCTGCCCCGGTCTCGTCTCGGCCTTGGACATAGATGTCGAAGACGCTCCCCTCCCGGCGATTCGAAGAGAAGGCGAAGCGCTCGCCATCGTGGCTCCAGCCGCCCCACCAGTGTTTGGCCTCGGGCGTATCGGTGAGCGCTGTGACGAGGCCGTCGCTGTCGAGGCGAAACAGCTGTTCGCGTTCGTTGCCGCCCTCGTCCATGCCGAAGATGAGCTCCGGGTTCTCGGGTGACCACGAGGCGAAGGTGATGCGCTCGTCGTAGAAGGTGCGCTGTTCTGGCCAGCGGCCGGGTTCGTGCAGCGACCAAATCTGGGAGGTTCCCGTCGTGTCCATCAAGAAAGCGAGCTCGCCGTGGGGGCCAAACGACGCGGACCCCGCACTGCGAATATTGAGATACCGCTCGACATCATACACCATACGACTGCTTCTCCGTTCGCCCGCAAAGCCGTTTTTATCGTCGGAGTGTCATATTGGACGAGCAAGCCGTTCGGGTGGTTTTTTATCA from Haladaptatus sp. ZSTT2 encodes:
- a CDS encoding S9 family peptidase, translating into MVYDVERYLNIRSAGSASFGPHGELAFLMDTTGTSQIWSLHEPGRWPEQRTFYDERITFASWSPENPELIFGMDEGGNEREQLFRLDSDGLVTALTDTPEAKHWWGGWSHDGERFAFSSNRREGSVFDIYVQGRDETGAAAELVYEGDGWLTVGGWSPDDTRLIVSEAHSSFDQDVYVLDVETGELTHVTPHEGHVRYGSVQWGPDGESLYLVTDRDSDLLWLARLPLDTLELEPVVEDPAWNVAGAAIDEDTGRIIYARNVEGYTSLTVGDLTAPTEIEEYPEPALPRGVQGGISFNDDASAFSVTVTGSSENANVYVVDVETGDAERWTNASTAGIQKDTFREPEVIRYESFDGREIPAFFTLPQDARAGATPVVVDIHGGPESQRRPSFNPVKQYLVNRGYAIFEPNVRGSTGYGKAYTRLDDVEKRMDSVADIKAAVEWLHAHPSVDPDRIAVMGGSYGGFMALAALTEYPDLWAAGIDIVGIANFITFLQNTGDWRRKLREAEYGSLTDDREFLESISPINNIDAISAPLLVLHGKNDPRVPVGEAEQIAAEASKHVPVEKHIFDDEGHGFSKIENRVTAYTTVADFLDTYV